In Massilia violaceinigra, one DNA window encodes the following:
- a CDS encoding RNA ligase family protein, with translation MTNFVHNLELHKYPSTRHLEGSQLQQGDDGFDKPGKRNDPRAAYAALAGRYIVVEEKLDGANAGVSFSEGAELLLQSRGHYLAGGGRERQFSIFKRWAAAHESALIERLGDRYVMYGEWMGKKHSVFYNHLPHLFCEFDIYDREKQVFLSTAARAALLDDAPVLAVPVLYAGVAPRKLADLLALIRFSLAKTPAWKNDFEATVAREGLDLAKCWAQADKSDLAEGLYMKVEEDGVVTARYKWVRSDFVQAILDSKMHHSQQPYVPNQLAPGVDIYAPRLTTTWEDLGLVTEGGK, from the coding sequence GCAGCAAGGCGACGACGGTTTCGACAAACCGGGCAAACGCAACGATCCGCGCGCGGCCTATGCCGCACTGGCTGGCCGCTATATCGTCGTCGAAGAAAAGCTCGACGGCGCCAATGCCGGCGTGAGCTTCAGCGAAGGCGCCGAACTGCTGCTGCAAAGCCGCGGCCACTATCTGGCTGGCGGTGGACGCGAGCGCCAGTTCAGCATCTTCAAGCGCTGGGCCGCCGCGCACGAGAGCGCGCTGATCGAGCGCCTGGGCGACCGCTACGTCATGTACGGCGAGTGGATGGGCAAGAAGCACAGCGTCTTCTACAACCATCTGCCGCACCTGTTCTGCGAGTTCGACATCTACGACCGCGAAAAACAGGTCTTTCTGTCGACCGCCGCGCGCGCCGCCTTGCTCGATGACGCGCCGGTGCTGGCGGTGCCGGTGCTGTATGCGGGTGTCGCGCCACGCAAATTGGCCGACCTGCTGGCATTGATCCGCTTTTCGCTGGCGAAGACGCCGGCATGGAAGAACGACTTCGAAGCGACTGTCGCACGCGAAGGGCTGGACCTGGCCAAATGCTGGGCCCAGGCCGACAAGTCCGACCTGGCCGAAGGCCTGTATATGAAGGTCGAGGAGGACGGCGTGGTCACGGCACGCTACAAATGGGTGCGCAGCGACTTCGTGCAGGCCATCCTGGACTCGAAGATGCACCACTCGCAGCAGCCCTACGTGCCCAATCAGCTGGCACCCGGGGTCGACATTTACGCACCGCGCCTGACGACGACATGGGAAGACCTGGGCCTGGTAACCGAAGGAGGCAAGTGA